The Faecalibacter bovis genome includes the window ACCTAAAATATACCAAATGATAAAAATCCATTAACAGATCCTGCTCCATGTACAGCTGATATACTTGCAATGACTGATACTCTAGAAATTTTAGGAGGCAAATGGAAACTTTTGATAATTCATTATTTGATGATGCGTGAAAATGATATGAATACATTTAATAAAATTGAACGTGATATTGAAGGTATATCTGCAAAAGTTCTATCTAAAGAATTGAAAGATTTAGAAGCTAATAAATTAGTGATAAGACAAGAGCAAAAAACAAAACCTATATCGGTTTCTTATTCAATTACTGAATATGGAAAATCAACCAATGAAATAATTGATGTACTTGTAAATTGGGGACAAAATCATCGAATTAAAATAATTTCAGAATGATATATTTTGAAATTCTTAAATACTAAAACATTAAAACTTATAAATAAATTTTAATTTTTCTA containing:
- a CDS encoding winged helix-turn-helix transcriptional regulator, with the translated sequence MTDTLEILGGKWKLLIIHYLMMRENDMNTFNKIERDIEGISAKVLSKELKDLEANKLVIRQEQKTKPISVSYSITEYGKSTNEIIDVLVNWGQNHRIKIISE